One Caulobacter segnis genomic window carries:
- a CDS encoding TCR/Tet family MFS transporter yields MNQPITGAKRQAALGFIFVTAIMDVLSLGVMIPVLPNLVKQFGGGDTAVAADWNILFATVWGVMQFFCSPILGLMSDRFGRRPVILTSIFGLGVDFLFMAFAPSLWWLFVGRIFNGMTAASFSTASAYVADVTTPENRAKGFGLMGAAFGVGFTFGPALGGWLWQFDHRAPFLVCAGLALCNWLYGFFVLPESLPPERRQPRFDWKKANPVGSLQLLNRHPGLLGLAGVGFLFQLAHNVLPSVFVLYMGFRYGWSPATIGLTLMASGISSIIVQALVVGRVVKAVGERGALMIGLFSGFAGFMIYALAPTGMLYLCGLPLFALSGLIQPGLQGLMTRRVAPNEQGQLQGANSAMMGIASIIGPPLFLFPFAFAIRHDATLHLPGLPVLIAAALMLASTVLAYAKARPQPPPEPQAA; encoded by the coding sequence ATGAACCAACCGATTACCGGAGCCAAACGTCAGGCGGCGCTGGGCTTCATCTTCGTCACCGCGATCATGGACGTGCTGTCGCTGGGCGTGATGATCCCGGTCCTGCCCAACCTGGTGAAGCAGTTCGGCGGCGGCGACACGGCCGTGGCGGCCGACTGGAACATCCTGTTCGCCACGGTCTGGGGCGTGATGCAGTTCTTCTGCTCGCCGATCCTGGGCCTGATGTCCGACCGCTTTGGCCGCCGGCCAGTGATCCTGACGTCGATCTTCGGCCTGGGCGTCGACTTCCTGTTCATGGCCTTCGCGCCCAGCCTGTGGTGGTTGTTCGTCGGCCGGATCTTCAACGGCATGACGGCGGCCAGCTTCTCGACCGCCTCGGCCTATGTCGCCGACGTCACCACGCCGGAGAACCGGGCCAAGGGTTTCGGTCTGATGGGCGCGGCGTTCGGCGTCGGTTTCACCTTCGGTCCGGCCTTGGGCGGCTGGCTGTGGCAGTTCGACCATCGCGCGCCGTTCCTGGTCTGCGCGGGCCTGGCGCTGTGCAACTGGCTCTACGGCTTCTTCGTCCTGCCGGAATCCCTGCCGCCCGAACGTCGCCAGCCGCGCTTCGACTGGAAGAAGGCCAATCCCGTCGGTTCGCTGCAGCTGCTTAACCGCCATCCGGGCCTGCTCGGTCTGGCCGGCGTGGGTTTCCTGTTCCAGCTGGCCCACAACGTCCTGCCCAGCGTGTTTGTGCTCTATATGGGCTTCCGCTACGGCTGGTCGCCGGCGACCATCGGCCTGACTCTGATGGCCAGCGGCATTTCCAGCATCATCGTCCAGGCCCTGGTGGTCGGGCGGGTCGTCAAGGCGGTGGGCGAGCGGGGCGCGCTGATGATCGGCCTGTTCTCGGGCTTCGCCGGCTTCATGATCTACGCCCTAGCGCCGACCGGAATGCTGTACCTGTGCGGCCTGCCGCTGTTCGCGCTGTCGGGCCTGATCCAGCCGGGCCTGCAAGGATTGATGACCCGCCGCGTCGCGCCCAACGAACAGGGCCAGCTGCAGGGCGCCAATTCGGCGATGATGGGCATCGCCTCGATCATCGGCCCGCCGCTGTTCCTGTTCCCGTTCGCCTTCGCCATCCGCCACGACGCGACCCTGCACCTGCCGGGCCTGCCGGTGCTGATCGCCGCAGCGTTGATGCTGGCTTCGACGGTCCTGGCCTACGCCAAGGCCCGTCCCCAGCCGCCGCCGGAACCGCAAGCGGCCTGA
- a CDS encoding Do family serine endopeptidase produces the protein MKTIRALLPVVVLLAACSNPTGQSNAQSVAVPDMPQPTRRAPADAASMKLSFSPVVKKAAPAVVNVASRRVVQRRVDPFWDFFMGGGQGGSQVQGSLGSGAIVRADGVIITNHHNIDGMSDITVQLADLREFPATVLLDDPRADLAVLKIDTKGEKLPVMAIDDQDQMEVGDLVLALGNPFGVGQTVTNGIVSALARTDVGAANFGSYIQTDAAINPGNSGGPLVDMDGDLVGINTFIISRSGSSSGVGFAIPAAVVRQVVSAALGGGHSVVRPWLGVKGRPVTGDIAKTLGMSAPRGVLVAQVYPGSSADRAGLKKADVILSIDGRPVNDEGGGAFAIGTHKVGDRVPMQIHRNDREQTLTVRAEAAPEVPARDERTLSGANPFNGATVVNLSPAVAQDLDVDPFAGRGVLVTKIGGGYAANIGLQPGDFIREVNGRAVNTVADLNAAAKLPTRNWVVTIERNGQRITARFSG, from the coding sequence TTGAAGACCATCCGCGCCCTGTTGCCCGTCGTCGTCCTGCTGGCCGCCTGTTCGAACCCGACCGGGCAGTCCAACGCCCAATCGGTCGCCGTCCCCGACATGCCGCAGCCGACCCGCCGCGCGCCGGCCGATGCGGCGTCGATGAAGTTGTCCTTCTCGCCCGTCGTGAAGAAGGCCGCCCCGGCGGTCGTCAACGTCGCCAGCCGCCGGGTGGTGCAGCGCCGCGTCGATCCGTTCTGGGACTTCTTCATGGGCGGCGGCCAGGGCGGCAGCCAGGTGCAGGGCTCGCTGGGCTCCGGCGCCATCGTCCGCGCCGACGGCGTGATCATCACCAATCACCACAATATCGACGGGATGAGCGACATCACCGTCCAGCTGGCCGACCTCCGCGAGTTCCCGGCCACCGTGCTGCTGGACGACCCGCGCGCCGACCTCGCCGTGCTGAAGATCGACACCAAGGGCGAGAAGCTGCCCGTCATGGCCATCGACGATCAGGACCAGATGGAGGTCGGCGACCTCGTCCTGGCTCTGGGCAATCCGTTCGGGGTGGGCCAGACCGTGACCAACGGCATCGTCTCGGCACTGGCCCGGACTGACGTCGGCGCGGCCAATTTCGGCAGCTACATCCAGACCGACGCCGCCATCAATCCCGGCAATTCGGGCGGCCCGCTGGTCGACATGGACGGCGACCTGGTCGGCATCAACACCTTCATCATCTCGCGCTCGGGCTCGTCCTCGGGCGTCGGCTTCGCCATCCCGGCGGCCGTGGTCCGTCAGGTCGTCTCGGCGGCGCTGGGGGGCGGCCATAGCGTCGTGCGGCCCTGGCTGGGCGTGAAGGGCCGACCGGTGACCGGCGATATCGCCAAGACCCTGGGCATGAGCGCCCCGCGCGGCGTGCTGGTGGCCCAGGTCTATCCCGGCTCGTCGGCCGACCGCGCCGGCCTGAAGAAAGCCGACGTCATCCTGTCGATCGACGGCCGGCCGGTGAACGACGAGGGCGGCGGCGCCTTCGCGATCGGCACGCACAAGGTCGGCGACCGGGTGCCGATGCAGATCCATCGCAACGACCGCGAGCAGACACTGACTGTCCGCGCCGAGGCCGCGCCGGAAGTTCCCGCCCGCGACGAGCGCACGCTTTCGGGCGCCAACCCGTTCAACGGCGCCACCGTGGTCAACCTGTCGCCGGCCGTCGCCCAGGACCTGGACGTCGACCCGTTCGCCGGCAGGGGCGTGCTGGTGACCAAGATCGGCGGCGGCTACGCGGCCAATATCGGCCTGCAGCCGGGCGACTTCATCCGCGAGGTCAATGGCCGCGCGGTCAATACGGTGGCCGATCTCAACGCCGCGGCGAAGCTGCCGACCCGCAATTGGGTGGTGACGATCGAGCGCAACGGTCAGCGGATCACGGCCCGCTTCTCGGGCTGA
- a CDS encoding replication-associated recombination protein A → MSDLFQAAGLTPHAPAPLADRLRPQSLDEVVGQQHLLGPEGPIGRMAAAHRLASMILWGPPGTGKTTIARLLAKAGGYEFQQISAVFSGVADLKKAFEQARMRRAAGQSTLLFVDEIHRFNRAQQDGFLPFVEEGIVTLVGATTENPSFELNGALLSRCQVFVLKRLGEDSLDQLLQRAEAAESRPLPIDAEARGALVAMADGDGRYLLTLAETLFSIGTDTPLNPTQLGQFLQKRRPAYDKDREEHYNLISALHKSVRGSDPDAALYWLARMLEGGEDPLFIARRLVRMASEDIGAADPLSLLLTTAAKDAYDFLGSPEGELALAQAVVHMASAPKSNAVYNAYKAARRAAKETGSLMPPSHILNAPTKLMKSLGYGDGYAYDHDVEGGVSGQNYFPDGMERRRFYEPKSVGAEAKVRERLEAWSQVRKDGR, encoded by the coding sequence ATGTCCGATCTCTTCCAGGCCGCCGGCCTGACGCCCCATGCGCCGGCGCCGCTGGCCGACCGCCTGCGGCCCCAGAGCCTCGACGAGGTGGTGGGCCAGCAGCATCTCCTGGGTCCCGAAGGCCCCATCGGCCGGATGGCCGCGGCCCATCGCCTGGCCTCGATGATCCTGTGGGGCCCGCCCGGCACCGGCAAGACCACCATCGCGCGCCTGCTGGCCAAGGCCGGCGGCTACGAGTTCCAGCAGATCTCGGCCGTCTTCTCCGGCGTCGCCGACCTGAAGAAGGCCTTCGAGCAGGCCCGCATGCGCCGCGCGGCCGGCCAGAGCACCCTGCTGTTCGTCGACGAGATCCACCGCTTCAACCGCGCCCAGCAGGACGGTTTCCTGCCGTTCGTCGAGGAGGGGATCGTCACCCTGGTTGGGGCCACTACCGAGAACCCTTCGTTCGAGTTGAACGGCGCTCTGCTGTCGCGCTGCCAGGTCTTCGTGCTCAAGCGCCTGGGCGAGGACTCGCTGGACCAGCTGCTGCAACGCGCCGAGGCCGCCGAGAGCCGGCCGCTGCCGATCGACGCCGAGGCGCGCGGGGCGTTGGTGGCCATGGCCGACGGCGACGGCCGCTACCTGCTGACCCTGGCCGAGACCCTTTTTTCGATCGGGACCGACACGCCGCTCAACCCGACCCAGCTGGGCCAGTTCCTGCAGAAGCGCCGCCCGGCCTACGACAAGGATCGCGAGGAGCACTACAACCTCATCTCGGCCCTGCACAAGTCGGTGCGCGGCAGCGATCCCGACGCGGCGCTCTACTGGCTGGCGCGGATGCTGGAGGGCGGCGAGGATCCGCTGTTCATCGCCCGCCGCCTGGTGCGGATGGCGTCGGAGGACATCGGCGCGGCCGATCCGCTCAGCCTGCTGCTGACCACGGCGGCCAAGGACGCCTACGACTTCCTGGGCTCGCCCGAGGGCGAGCTCGCCCTGGCCCAGGCCGTGGTCCACATGGCGTCGGCGCCCAAGTCGAACGCCGTCTACAACGCCTACAAGGCCGCCCGCCGCGCGGCCAAGGAGACCGGCAGCCTGATGCCGCCGTCGCACATCCTCAACGCCCCGACCAAGCTGATGAAGTCGCTGGGCTATGGCGACGGCTACGCCTACGACCACGATGTCGAGGGCGGCGTCTCGGGTCAGAACTACTTCCCGGACGGCATGGAGCGCCGGCGTTTCTACGAACCCAAGTCGGTCGGCGCGGAAGCGAAAGTGCGCGAGCGCTTGGAAGCCTGGAGCCAGGTGCGTAAGGACGGCCGATGA
- a CDS encoding RluA family pseudouridine synthase, with amino-acid sequence MSSPKFRRPPGVAKPKAVECPITLTPEEIEAARSWVLYEDEAIIVLDKPAGLSSQGGRIKAHTLDDLLWAFAKPGKARPRLIHRLDRDTSGVILTAKTKPGAAFLGEAMMAKRFRKSYLAIVAPGAPEPKGGMIDSPLRRESIGREAYMRVCAPDHPDAETARSRYRTLASNGVAALVELSPDTGRMHQLRVHMASIGRPLAGDSRYGGALMLGGAVAPRLMLHAARLTFPHPLGGERKVTAPLPSDFKAMLEALGLPIPEQPGSEAVDQV; translated from the coding sequence ATGAGCAGTCCGAAATTCCGCCGTCCGCCCGGCGTCGCCAAGCCCAAGGCCGTTGAATGCCCGATCACCCTGACGCCCGAGGAGATCGAGGCGGCGCGGTCGTGGGTGCTGTACGAGGACGAGGCGATTATCGTGCTGGACAAGCCCGCCGGCCTGTCCAGCCAGGGCGGGCGGATCAAGGCCCATACGCTGGACGACCTGCTGTGGGCGTTCGCCAAGCCGGGAAAGGCTCGGCCGCGCCTGATCCATCGGCTGGACCGCGACACCTCGGGCGTGATCCTGACGGCCAAGACCAAGCCGGGCGCGGCCTTCCTGGGCGAGGCCATGATGGCCAAGCGGTTCCGCAAGTCCTACCTGGCCATCGTCGCGCCGGGCGCGCCGGAGCCGAAGGGCGGCATGATCGACAGCCCTTTGCGCCGTGAGTCGATCGGCCGCGAGGCCTATATGCGGGTTTGCGCGCCCGATCATCCGGACGCCGAGACCGCCCGCAGCCGCTATCGCACCCTGGCCAGCAACGGTGTCGCAGCGCTGGTCGAACTGTCGCCGGACACCGGCCGCATGCACCAGCTGCGGGTCCATATGGCGTCCATCGGCCGGCCGCTGGCGGGCGACAGCCGCTATGGCGGGGCGCTGATGCTGGGAGGCGCGGTCGCGCCGCGCCTGATGCTGCACGCCGCCCGCCTGACCTTCCCGCATCCGCTGGGCGGCGAACGCAAGGTCACGGCCCCGCTTCCGTCCGATTTCAAAGCCATGCTCGAGGCCCTGGGCCTTCCGATTCCGGAACAGCCAGGTTCCGAGGCCGTTGATCAGGTCTGA
- a CDS encoding CC0125/CC1285 family lipoprotein — protein sequence MKISKPLVAAALSGLLLAACATAAPTTYRAQLGSPNDVGYSEYRLEAGRYRVTFQGGPGAPEAQVADYALLRAAELALRDGYDWFRVADRSTTSSGYDRGPRMSVGGGSASFGRRSSVGLGVGTSFNLGPGPSFSRSIEVVFGKGATPRDRDAYDARDVVKNVGYGRQRT from the coding sequence ATGAAGATCTCGAAACCCCTGGTCGCCGCCGCCCTGTCGGGCCTGCTGCTGGCCGCCTGCGCTACCGCCGCTCCGACCACCTATCGCGCCCAGCTCGGCTCGCCCAACGACGTCGGCTATTCCGAATACCGGCTGGAGGCGGGGCGCTATCGCGTCACCTTCCAGGGCGGTCCCGGCGCGCCGGAGGCCCAGGTCGCCGACTACGCCCTGCTGCGGGCGGCCGAGTTGGCCCTGCGCGACGGATACGACTGGTTCCGCGTCGCCGACCGCTCGACCACCTCCAGCGGCTATGATCGCGGTCCGCGCATGTCGGTGGGCGGCGGCTCGGCCAGCTTCGGCCGTCGCTCCAGCGTCGGCCTGGGCGTGGGCACCAGCTTCAACCTCGGACCGGGCCCGTCCTTCTCGCGCTCGATCGAGGTGGTGTTCGGCAAGGGCGCGACGCCGCGCGACCGCGACGCCTATGACGCGCGGGACGTGGTCAAGAACGTGGGATACGGACGCCAGCGGACCTGA
- the crcB gene encoding fluoride efflux transporter CrcB: MNKLLLVAAGGAVGSVARYLVGVGAMRVMGPGWPYGTFTVNIAGGFLMGCLASWLAHRGNGSQEQWRVLLGVGVLGGFTTFSSFSLETALMIQKRAYGQAFSYSAASVLLSIAALFAGLLVARKVFA, from the coding sequence ATGAATAAGCTGCTCCTCGTGGCCGCCGGCGGGGCCGTCGGCTCGGTCGCCCGCTATCTGGTTGGCGTGGGCGCCATGCGGGTCATGGGGCCGGGGTGGCCGTACGGCACCTTCACCGTCAATATCGCGGGTGGTTTCCTGATGGGTTGCCTGGCCTCGTGGCTGGCCCATCGCGGCAACGGCTCGCAGGAACAATGGCGCGTCTTGCTGGGCGTCGGGGTCCTGGGCGGCTTCACCACCTTCTCGTCCTTCTCCCTGGAAACCGCGCTGATGATTCAGAAGCGCGCCTATGGCCAGGCCTTTTCCTATTCGGCCGCGAGCGTTCTTCTGTCGATCGCCGCCCTGTTCGCGGGCCTTCTGGTCGCCCGCAAGGTTTTCGCATGA
- a CDS encoding RluA family pseudouridine synthase, translating to MSIKEVRTLYVDAGEDGVRLDRWFKRRWPHLNHIQLNKLFRSGQVRVDGSRAKADTKLAAGSQIRVPPLPDAPDPSDKNKLSARDVAYAKSLVLYEDEEVLALNKPAGLAVQGGTKTTKHVDKLLSAWGEGVDRPRLVHRLDRDTSGVLLLGKTPSAAARLSGAFAKRKAQKTYWAIVAGNPHPTEGVMELHLAKRGVGDRELVVPAQPKDPDAQPAETEFVTISRAGPRVTWMALRPHTGRTHQLRAHMKAMGHPILGDPKYGDEKSAPLSEGLKLQLHARSILLPHPSAGMLHIEAPLSPEMKEGFRKFGFSEDEAESEPFARRQTKRR from the coding sequence ATGAGCATCAAGGAAGTCCGCACCCTGTACGTCGACGCCGGCGAGGACGGGGTCCGCCTCGATCGCTGGTTCAAGCGTCGCTGGCCGCACCTGAATCACATCCAACTGAACAAGCTGTTCCGCTCGGGCCAGGTCCGGGTCGACGGCTCGCGCGCCAAGGCTGACACCAAGCTGGCCGCCGGCAGCCAGATCCGCGTGCCGCCGCTGCCCGACGCGCCCGATCCCTCCGACAAGAACAAGCTGTCGGCGCGCGACGTCGCCTACGCCAAGTCGCTGGTGCTGTACGAGGACGAGGAGGTCCTGGCCCTCAACAAGCCCGCCGGCCTGGCCGTGCAGGGCGGCACCAAGACCACCAAGCATGTCGACAAGCTGCTGAGCGCCTGGGGCGAGGGCGTCGATCGTCCGCGCCTGGTCCATCGCCTGGACCGCGACACCTCGGGCGTGCTGCTGCTGGGCAAGACGCCCAGCGCCGCGGCGCGCCTGTCGGGGGCCTTCGCCAAGCGCAAGGCGCAGAAGACCTACTGGGCGATCGTCGCCGGTAATCCGCATCCGACCGAGGGCGTGATGGAGCTGCACCTGGCCAAGCGCGGGGTCGGCGACCGCGAACTGGTGGTGCCGGCTCAGCCCAAGGACCCGGACGCCCAGCCGGCCGAGACCGAGTTCGTGACCATCAGCCGCGCCGGTCCGCGCGTCACCTGGATGGCCCTGCGCCCGCACACCGGCCGCACGCACCAGTTGCGCGCCCACATGAAGGCCATGGGCCACCCGATCCTGGGCGACCCCAAGTACGGCGACGAGAAGTCCGCGCCGCTGTCGGAAGGGCTGAAGCTGCAGCTGCACGCCCGTTCGATCCTGCTGCCGCACCCCTCGGCCGGCATGCTGCACATCGAGGCCCCGCTGAGCCCCGAGATGAAGGAAGGCTTCCGCAAGTTCGGCTTCTCGGAAGACGAAGCCGAGTCCGAGCCGTTCGCCCGCCGCCAGACCAAGCGGCGCTAG
- a CDS encoding ATP12 family chaperone protein yields MSDKSELLLKPKRFYKAAAAAPFLGENGEGGFAVQLDGRTPKSPARKPLIAPTRLLADMIAAEWDAQVEYIDNSLMPATRLAFTAIDRIAETRAEVAGEVTAYAASDHLCYRAEHPTPLVERQDREWGAILDWARAEFGLVFTPVAGIIHQPQPSATLAAVEALALTMDDFTLAGVAFAAGLYGSTVLALAVRAGRLTGRRALDLSRLEEVFQAEQWGQDAEAKARAEALAIEAEMIDRWFAALRS; encoded by the coding sequence GTGTCCGACAAATCCGAGCTGCTGCTTAAACCCAAGCGCTTCTACAAGGCCGCCGCCGCCGCGCCCTTCCTTGGCGAAAACGGGGAGGGCGGTTTCGCGGTCCAGCTGGATGGCCGCACGCCCAAGTCGCCGGCCAGGAAGCCGCTGATCGCGCCGACCAGGCTTCTCGCGGACATGATCGCCGCCGAGTGGGACGCCCAGGTCGAGTACATCGACAACAGCCTCATGCCGGCCACGCGCCTGGCCTTCACGGCCATCGACCGCATCGCCGAGACCCGCGCCGAGGTGGCCGGCGAGGTCACGGCCTACGCCGCCTCGGACCACCTGTGCTACCGCGCCGAGCATCCGACGCCGCTGGTCGAGCGCCAGGACCGCGAGTGGGGGGCGATCCTGGACTGGGCCAGGGCCGAGTTCGGCCTGGTGTTCACGCCGGTGGCCGGGATCATCCACCAGCCGCAGCCGTCGGCCACCCTGGCGGCGGTCGAGGCCCTGGCCCTGACGATGGATGACTTCACCCTGGCCGGCGTGGCCTTCGCCGCCGGTCTCTACGGCTCGACCGTGCTGGCCCTGGCCGTGCGGGCCGGCCGCCTGACCGGCCGCCGGGCGCTGGACCTGTCGCGGCTGGAAGAGGTGTTTCAGGCTGAGCAGTGGGGTCAGGACGCCGAGGCCAAGGCCCGCGCCGAGGCCTTGGCGATCGAGGCCGAGATGATCGACCGCTGGTTCGCCGCGCTCAGGAGTTAA
- a CDS encoding YnfA family protein → MKAFAIYALVALAEIGGCFAFWAWLRLGRSPWWAGAGTLSLIAFALLLTRIDASVAGRAFAAYGGIYIIASIAWMRVVEGARPDRWDLIGGAVCLAGAAIILLGPRTA, encoded by the coding sequence ATGAAGGCCTTCGCGATCTATGCCCTGGTCGCCCTGGCCGAGATCGGCGGTTGCTTCGCCTTCTGGGCCTGGCTGCGGTTGGGGCGTTCGCCCTGGTGGGCCGGAGCGGGGACCCTGTCGCTGATCGCCTTCGCCCTTCTGCTGACCCGGATCGACGCCAGCGTCGCCGGCCGGGCCTTCGCCGCCTATGGCGGAATCTACATCATCGCCTCGATCGCCTGGATGCGCGTCGTCGAGGGCGCGCGGCCCGACCGCTGGGACCTGATCGGCGGCGCGGTCTGCCTGGCCGGCGCGGCGATCATCCTGCTTGGTCCGCGTACGGCCTGA
- a CDS encoding acyl-CoA carboxylase subunit beta produces MQHILEELDRRRAQAKAGGGVKRVEAQHAKGKLTARERIDLLLDEGSFEEFDMFVEHRCADFGMEDQKVPGDGVVTGWGTINGKVVYVFSKDFTVFGGSLSGAHAAKIVKVQRQAMKVGAPVIGLFDAGGARIQEGVDSLAGYADIFLENVMASGVVPQISVIMGPCAGGDVYSPAMTDFIFMVKDTSYMFVTGPDVVKTVTNEVVTAEELGGARVHAAKSGVAEGAFENDLEALTQVRRLVDFLPSSNREAAPERETFDEAYREEASLDTLIPADPTKPYDMKELILKVVDEADFFEISSEWAKNIIVGFARMDGETVGVVANQPQVLAGVLDIDSSRKAARFVRFCDAFNIPILTFVDVPGFMPGTKQEYGGLIKHGAKLLFAYAEATVPKITVITRKAYGGAYDVMSSKHLRGDLNYAWPTAEIAVMGAKGAVEIIFRQEAKDPTALAAREAEYKDRFANPFVAAQRGYIDDVIMPHGTRRRIVRGLKSLKGKELSNPWKKHDNIPL; encoded by the coding sequence GTGCAGCACATTCTGGAGGAACTGGACCGTCGCCGGGCGCAGGCCAAGGCGGGTGGCGGGGTCAAGCGGGTGGAGGCCCAGCACGCCAAGGGCAAGCTGACGGCGCGCGAGCGGATCGACCTGCTGCTGGACGAAGGTTCGTTCGAGGAGTTCGACATGTTCGTCGAGCACCGCTGCGCCGACTTCGGGATGGAGGACCAGAAGGTGCCCGGCGACGGGGTGGTGACCGGCTGGGGCACGATCAACGGCAAGGTGGTCTACGTCTTCTCCAAGGACTTCACGGTGTTCGGCGGCTCGCTGAGCGGGGCTCACGCGGCCAAGATCGTCAAGGTCCAGCGCCAGGCCATGAAGGTCGGGGCGCCGGTGATCGGCCTGTTCGACGCGGGCGGGGCGCGCATCCAGGAGGGCGTCGACAGCCTGGCCGGCTATGCCGACATCTTCCTGGAGAATGTCATGGCCTCGGGCGTGGTGCCGCAGATCAGCGTGATCATGGGCCCCTGCGCCGGCGGCGACGTCTATTCGCCGGCCATGACCGACTTCATCTTCATGGTGAAGGATACGAGCTACATGTTCGTGACCGGTCCTGACGTGGTCAAGACCGTCACCAACGAGGTGGTCACCGCCGAGGAGCTGGGCGGGGCCCGGGTCCACGCGGCCAAGTCGGGCGTGGCCGAGGGAGCGTTCGAGAACGACCTGGAGGCCCTGACCCAGGTGCGCCGCCTCGTGGACTTCCTGCCCTCGTCCAACCGCGAGGCCGCCCCCGAGCGCGAGACCTTCGACGAGGCCTATCGCGAGGAGGCCAGCCTCGACACCTTGATCCCGGCCGACCCGACCAAGCCCTACGACATGAAGGAGCTGATCCTCAAAGTCGTGGACGAGGCCGACTTCTTCGAGATCAGCTCGGAATGGGCCAAGAACATCATCGTCGGCTTCGCGCGGATGGACGGCGAGACGGTGGGGGTGGTGGCCAACCAGCCGCAGGTGCTGGCCGGGGTGCTCGACATCGACAGCAGCCGCAAGGCCGCCCGCTTCGTGCGGTTCTGCGACGCCTTCAACATCCCGATCCTGACCTTCGTCGACGTGCCGGGCTTCATGCCGGGGACCAAGCAGGAGTACGGCGGGCTGATCAAGCACGGGGCCAAGCTCTTGTTCGCCTATGCCGAGGCCACGGTGCCCAAGATCACGGTGATCACCCGCAAGGCCTATGGCGGGGCCTATGACGTGATGAGCTCCAAGCACCTGCGCGGCGACCTCAACTACGCCTGGCCCACGGCCGAGATCGCGGTGATGGGGGCCAAGGGGGCGGTGGAGATCATCTTCCGCCAGGAGGCCAAGGACCCCACCGCCCTGGCCGCCCGCGAGGCCGAGTACAAGGACCGCTTCGCCAACCCCTTCGTCGCCGCCCAGCGCGGCTATATCGACGACGTCATCATGCCCCATGGCACCCGACGTCGCATCGTCCGCGGCCTAAAGAGCCTTAAGGGCAAGGAACTCTCCAACCCCTGGAAAAAGCACGATAACATCCCGCTCTAG
- a CDS encoding MgtC/SapB family protein encodes MSEWIQALSPFAGVGLAFALGLLIGVERGWSHRLEPDGSRVAGIRTFALLGLAGGVAAEATARVSPLIGAAILIAAAAALLIGYARAAAKDDLSATTTVVGIITLGLGALAAAGQWTLACLLAALTTLILAQRKRLHAWVEGLSELELQAIVRFALISLAVLPLLPNREFGPLDAWNPREIWMVVVLVSGLSLLGYAASRRLGAEQGVLATAGVGAVVSSTAVTAAMAARIRNSDGEARVLVAGIALASTVMIVRVLVLVAVLAPFALSAFALVAVPAGLVGAAYVGWALRVKSAPASAGPAPSVRNPFDLGPALLLAGLVMVISLSGRWAMQAFGGAGLATVLGISGMVDVDAAIIAMSRLPEGSLTPKLAGLILAAPILANTLVKAGLAFTIARGSTGAKAATPLLVTFLAGLAGVATLAVVF; translated from the coding sequence TTGTCGGAATGGATCCAGGCCCTATCGCCCTTTGCCGGCGTAGGCCTGGCCTTCGCGCTGGGGCTGCTGATCGGCGTCGAGCGCGGCTGGTCGCATCGGTTGGAGCCAGACGGCTCGCGGGTGGCGGGTATTCGGACCTTCGCCCTCCTGGGCCTGGCCGGCGGCGTGGCGGCGGAAGCGACGGCGCGGGTCTCGCCGCTGATCGGCGCGGCGATCCTGATCGCGGCGGCCGCGGCGCTGCTGATCGGCTATGCGCGCGCCGCCGCCAAGGATGATCTCAGCGCCACCACCACCGTCGTCGGGATCATCACCTTGGGCCTGGGGGCCCTGGCCGCCGCCGGCCAATGGACCCTGGCCTGCCTCCTGGCGGCGTTGACCACCTTGATCCTGGCGCAGCGCAAGCGGCTCCACGCTTGGGTCGAGGGGCTGAGCGAGCTCGAACTCCAGGCCATCGTCCGCTTCGCGCTGATCTCTCTGGCCGTGCTGCCGCTGCTGCCCAACCGCGAATTCGGGCCGCTGGACGCCTGGAACCCGCGCGAGATCTGGATGGTGGTCGTGCTGGTCTCGGGCCTCTCGCTGCTAGGCTATGCGGCCAGCCGTAGGCTGGGCGCGGAGCAGGGGGTTCTGGCCACGGCGGGTGTCGGGGCGGTGGTGTCCTCGACCGCCGTCACCGCCGCCATGGCGGCCCGGATCCGCAATTCGGACGGTGAGGCGAGGGTTCTGGTCGCCGGGATCGCCCTGGCCTCGACGGTCATGATCGTGCGGGTGCTGGTCCTTGTCGCGGTGTTGGCGCCGTTCGCCCTGTCGGCCTTCGCGCTGGTTGCAGTTCCGGCAGGTCTGGTTGGCGCGGCATATGTCGGCTGGGCGCTGAGAGTGAAGTCCGCGCCGGCGAGCGCTGGCCCCGCGCCGTCGGTGCGCAATCCCTTCGACCTAGGGCCGGCCTTGCTGCTGGCGGGCCTCGTCATGGTGATCTCGCTGTCCGGCCGCTGGGCCATGCAGGCCTTCGGCGGCGCGGGCCTAGCCACCGTGCTGGGGATCTCCGGCATGGTCGACGTCGACGCGGCGATCATCGCCATGAGCCGCCTGCCGGAAGGAAGCCTGACCCCCAAGCTCGCCGGCCTGATCCTGGCCGCGCCGATCCTGGCCAACACCCTGGTCAAGGCCGGCTTGGCCTTCACGATCGCGCGGGGCTCCACCGGCGCGAAGGCAGCCACCCCGCTGCTGGTGACCTTCCTAGCCGGCTTGGCCGGCGTGGCGACGCTGGCGGTGGTGTTCTAG